CCAGACTCCGACTGTACAAACTTCCCTTCAGCCCACCAGTGTAATAATACTAAATTCTTGAGTTTTCTAGTCCTCTTTgggtggtgcttggctttctctcTGATTCAAACCCAAATTTCTGCaacaggagaaggaaagaatgagtgtggcagggcctcctgccactactcGAGATGcattttgtatgtctggctttacatgggtactggggaattagaacccaggttggcaggctttacaagaaagcacaattaaccactggaccatctctccagcccagaccattgtttttacttattttatttttttggttagtctcacactggcctaggctaacctggaattaaaattaattgtgtagtctcaaggtggccttaaacttacggtgatcctcctacctctgtctctcaagtgctgggattaaaggtgtgccacaccatgctcagctccagaccattattattattattttttgtgtgtttgtttttagaagtagggtctcactctagcctaggctgacctagaactcactatggagtctcagggtggcctcgaactcacagcaatcctcctatttctgcctttctgcctcccgagtgctgggattaaaggcatgcgccaccacgcccggccccgaccattgtttttaaatttaactttgctCAGGTTCTTTGGACAGGATATCACATTGTTGCAGGGTTACATTCAGTCTACCACATAACCATTCCAAAATCTCAGTGACATAAAACAAAGGCttggagctaggaagatggctcagtgggtcaagccGCCTGCTTGCAAAGTTTGTTGGCCCCAATTgaattccctggcacccatgtaaagttggacaTATGGTCTAGCAATTGTTTTCtttggcaagagactctggcatgccctctcccccttcttaatttttattttattttgtggcaggtcttactctagctgggCTGATCttgactcacagaaatcctcctacctcagccccccaagtgcatgccagggccttctgccattgcaaatgaattctagacacatgtgccgctttgtgttggctttacatggatactgggaaatcaaacctaggccatcaggctttgcaagcaagcaccatctctctagcccctttttgttattttgtttgtttgttttgttttgtttttcaaggtagggtttcactctagcccaggctgacctggaattcactatgttgtctcagggtggcctggaactcagggctgggcgatcctcctacctctgcctcctgaatgctgggattaaaggtgtgagccaccgcctttttttttttttttttttttactttttttgttactttaaatAATGCTGTCTTAAACATGTCTGTCaactgagtttctttttttttatttcttttttcctattttgtttttttgaggtagagtcttgtgctagcccaggctgatttgaaattcactatgtagtctcaggctggctttgaactcacagtgaccttcctacctctgtctcctgagtgttgggattaaaggctgtgccaccatccctggccttAAATGagtttttgaggtatgatattAAATAGATTAGGGAATTCACATTTATGAATTTTAACTGTATATTTAATGAAGGACATTCCCACACAAAAAGTGAAATtttcacttgtttttcttttgtactaGAAATCTTATATCTAGTCTTAAGTCAGAAACAGTTTTGTAGTAACAGGTGACTTTCTCAGCAGAGGCTGAAGGCTGCCCTTACAGCTTGTGTGCTCCTTCGGTGGAAGGCTAGACGACTTCGGTGTCACGCTTTCGGATGTTGGCCATCATACTTCTAAGTGGGTTAGGTTCACTTGTCAGGTCtttcacagttttgtttttgacacagcagcagcagtcaAGCACTTCATAAAGGAAAGCCAGCACTATTAGGGACACCACTGTGAATATAAACAACAGCAAGATGACAAAGCAGGCAGTGTTCCAGTTGTCATGGAAGGGGTAAATTTCTTGAACTTGAAAACCTAGGTATTGATAAACAGAGGTAGTGGTTTcattccagtggctagaagccattctTAGAAATTCCACTTCTGTGTTGCTCTTTGGAATCTGTAAACAGAGGAAATGAACAAATGTAACCAAACTGCAGATTTGCCTTTTTCTCAGTACTAAAGTTCCTTAGTAAATTTATACAGTCAACATCAATTTTCCCGTTGTATAGTGACTGAATTGTATTTTAACATTTACTGTATGTCTATGCCAAGCACTTAAATAGTAGATGAATATTTGTGTTTAAGATTCACAAacggttgggaagatggctcagctgttaagatgcttgcctgcaaagcctaacgacccaggttcaattccccattatcatgtaaagccagatgcacaaagtggagcatgggtctggagtttgtttgcaatggctgaaggccctggtgtgcccatgctctctgtctctttcctctctttatctctttctgcttgcaaataaatgaatgaaaatattctcAGACAGAAATTTAGCTGTTGGTAGCtgggtgtgagtttgaggcaagcctgggttacagagtgagttcctgatcagcctgggttagagcaagaccctgtcttgaaaaagaatgagtaagtgagagagagagagagaaattgtgaATGTGCAGGAAAGCAAGGCAGCAGGCTCGATTTAACCCTTGAGTAAAGCAGTAGCAGGGAGCTGTTGCCTAGAACCTCCTGGGAAGGCTGCATCATTACCCATGGGTTCTTCTCCCTTGTGGGTTCAGTGTATTGTTTCCTCTTTTCACTCCTTTTGATTTGGGTGACAGATGATCTGAGTTGGGGTATTGTGGCTGAgtaaaaaagaggagagaaagaaaagccaaataTGAATTTCAgaatatagataaaataaaaatttggtgtGTGAAGAGACCCTGTTTGGATTGTTTGTTATATAGATAACAGTCTTAAGTGTTTCGTATCTGTAAATGATCTGATGGacactgacatttaaaaaatgtaaataaattcagCCCTCTTCAGTGTATCAGTTATAACATTATCATTCTTTTGAGCAAGTAAGCTAATGAGCTAAGTTTTGATAGTGCTActgatcaaacctagggccttgaacATGCCAAGTGTGGTAttttgagtagatggcccccaatatattcattgttttattagtttgtagtttggatctgtagccatctggctggaggatgtttcactgggcagatcttaatgtatggtggtgggtttgaaattccaatctaaacatatgcaaactgtttagttccacctggagctcctgaagtgtgctgtgtggcttttggcttgtggttttctgtctctgcttggacctgtgaaagcagggccagctgcttctgccataatgcaacttcccctggatctgtaagcttcaataaatatccctttctccataactgtgcctggtttggaagttcatctcagcgaacttgAAGCTTTCTGCTACACCAAAGAGCTATAtcttcaactctttttttttttttttgtttgttttttgctacaTAGTTCAGGTAGCCTTAAACTTGATATGTATCCCTAGctgattttaattatattttatttatttatttgaaagagagtgagaaaaagaggtgtgtgtgtgtatgtgtgtgtgtgtgcgcgcacgtgtgtgtgtgtgtgtgtgtgtgtgtatatatatatatatatatatatatatatatatatgaatatatatgagagagagagagagagagacacagagagagaggagagagagaaatggggctggaaagttggcttagtggttaaggcacttgcctgcgaagcttaaagacctaggtttaattattcagtacccacataagttagatgcacaaggtggcacatgtgtccagagtttttctgcagtggctacaggccctggcatgctcgtttacactgtttgcttctttctctcagataagtttgaaaaataatattttaaaaaatgcaacttTTGGCCAGATGTTATATGTtataacacatgcctttagtcccagtactttggaggctgaggtaggaggattactgtgagtttaaggcctgcTGAAATGCAGATGTTCTTGTGCAGGGCATCATATATTGTCACAGGTACTTTTACTTCTGTTTAAAATGagctttaggggctggaaagatggcttagcagttaatgcatttgcctatgaagcctaaggacccaggtttgattccccagtgcccatgtgagccagatgcacgaggtggcacatgggtttggagttcatttacagtggctagaggccctggcgtgcctgttctttctctcaaataagtaaataaattaaataatttagaaagaatGAGCTTCAGAGTGGtgcagcactctggagacagaggtaggaggatctctgtgagtttgaggccagtcaaagagttccaggtcagcctgtgctagagtgaggccctatcttgaaaaacaaaacaaagcaaaaaacagtTTCCGGTTCCTTGTGAAAAGCAGAGGAAATAGGCAGAGGAGGAATAGGACCGTGGGGGACTACCgggcagtgctagggatcaagccCAGGGGCTCCTGCATGCTATGCATTCACTCAGCGATGgaaccacttccccagcccttgaCTGTGTACTGTATTTCTATGTGGAAATGCATCTGATACTTGCCACTTTGAATGTTGAAGCTCAAACCATTCTTGTATCACTTTGCATCTTAAATCTAATGTGTATTCTTTCAAAGCATACAAGAGTTCCAGTACTCTTTTGCATTAAATCTATGGTAAATCCATACATGAGCTCTCCCTGTCACATTGAGATAATCCTTATTGAAAAGGAACAGATTGTTCTGAAGCCAGAAGACGAGGTtgtacagaagaaaaagatatccTAGAAAAAACTTAAGAAACAAATCTCAGGAGTAAGTTCACCATGAAAATAAGTGGaaagaaaagtacaaaaaaattaTGGTAAATCTTACTGCAATAGATTAGGTGTAAAGAAATGTGAAAgaaaggctaggtgtggtggcacatatttttaaatcccagcactcagggaggcagaggtaggaggatcgctgtgagttcgaggccacctggagactacatagtgaattccctagagtgagaccctacctcaagaaaaccaaagGGGGCGGGGAGAAATACACCATTAGGTCTTTCTCCTATTCTGAGACTATATaagtgtgaaaataaaatataagtgaaacaaacaaacaaaaaaaccctttaatATCtgttgtggtgcatgcgtcttttatcccagcacttgggaggcagaggtaggaggattgctgtgagcttgaggccatcctgagactacatagtgaattttaggtcagtctgggctagagtgagatcgtacctcaaaaaacaaaacaaaacagtgatcTAAAATGTAAGTGTATATCAAGCAGGTGTTATAAACATGTCTTGTAAAAGCTGAAAgagtttaaaattaaaagtaaaaaacaaacttGTGGCTTCTATCCTCCTTTCAAAATTTCATCATGggaattgagaactttaaaacaaataatgccatttttaaagtgtgtgctTCTCTTGTTACCCCACAGAtagtctctctctggcccaggctaacctggacctcactgtgtagtcccaggctggcctctaactcatggtgattctcttacttctgcctctggagtgctgggattaaaagcatgtgtcaccccATCCtgcttctagattttttttttaactttttttttttgggggggggtttcgaggtagggtctcactttagtccaggctgaattggaactcactatgtagtgtcagggtggccttgaattcatggtgatccacctacctctgcctcccaagtgctgggattaaaggtgtgtgccaccatacccgttgtttttaactttttatattttgttttttgaaagggggtggtggtgagaatgggcgtgtcagggcctctagctgttataaggaactccagacttaatgtgccaccttgtacatctggctttatgtgggtcctagggaattgaacctgggtcctttggctttgta
This is a stretch of genomic DNA from Jaculus jaculus isolate mJacJac1 chromosome 9, mJacJac1.mat.Y.cur, whole genome shotgun sequence. It encodes these proteins:
- the Smim18 gene encoding small integral membrane protein 18, with product MASSHWNETTTSVYQYLGFQVQEIYPFHDNWNTACFVILLLFIFTVVSLIVLAFLYEVLDCCCCVKNKTVKDLTSEPNPLRSMMANIRKRDTEVV